One window of the Parasphingopyxis algicola genome contains the following:
- the clpS gene encoding ATP-dependent Clp protease adapter ClpS — MLDSDVILASGDDEDRDDESGGTGLGVATQTRTRTKKPSPYKVLMLNDDFTPMEFVVLVLQRFFSMNMDDATRVMLHVHQRGVGVCGVFSYEVAETKVNQVIDFARENQHPLQCTLEKA, encoded by the coding sequence ATGCTCGACAGCGACGTAATCCTGGCCTCTGGCGACGATGAAGATCGTGACGACGAATCCGGCGGGACCGGGCTCGGCGTTGCAACCCAGACGCGCACGCGCACGAAGAAACCCTCGCCCTACAAGGTGCTCATGCTCAACGACGATTTTACGCCGATGGAATTCGTCGTGCTCGTGCTGCAGCGTTTTTTCAGCATGAATATGGACGATGCGACGCGCGTCATGCTGCACGTCCATCAGCGGGGCGTCGGGGTGTGCGGCGTGTTCAGCTACGAAGTCGCCGAGACCAAGGTCAACCAGGTCATCGATTTCGCCCGCGAGAACCAGCATCCGCTGCAATGCACGCTGGAAAAGGCCTGA
- a CDS encoding phasin family protein, with amino-acid sequence MTTTTKTAAKAKAGPAKKTAAKKTATKKTVTKKAAAKPAAAKKGTMMTNAAEKAQDSVKKTAEAATERAKEMFGDINERAKTAMEKGGEVARELGEFNKGNVEAMVTSARIAAEGTGEIAREAAEFGRQRFETLTSTVKEVAAAKSPTEVMQIQGDYAKNAFEAMVQEGSKMSEAWLKLAGDVAEPISNRFAVAADKVKQATA; translated from the coding sequence ATGACGACGACTACGAAGACTGCCGCCAAGGCGAAAGCCGGCCCGGCCAAGAAAACTGCCGCGAAAAAGACGGCGACCAAGAAAACTGTGACGAAAAAGGCTGCGGCCAAGCCCGCCGCCGCGAAGAAAGGAACGATGATGACGAATGCAGCTGAAAAAGCACAGGACAGCGTGAAGAAGACCGCCGAAGCCGCCACCGAGCGCGCCAAGGAAATGTTCGGCGACATCAACGAACGCGCCAAGACCGCGATGGAAAAGGGCGGCGAAGTCGCTCGCGAACTCGGCGAGTTCAACAAGGGCAATGTCGAAGCCATGGTTACTTCGGCCCGCATCGCCGCCGAAGGCACCGGCGAAATCGCTCGCGAAGCCGCCGAGTTCGGCCGCCAGCGTTTCGAAACCCTGACCAGCACGGTCAAGGAAGTCGCCGCCGCCAAGTCGCCGACGGAAGTCATGCAGATCCAGGGCGATTACGCCAAGAACGCTTTCGAAGCGATGGTTCAGGAAGGTTCGAAGATGAGCGAAGCCTGGCTGAAGCTCGCCGGTGATGTCGCCGAGCCGATCTCCAACCGCTTTGCGGTTGCCGCCGACAAGGTGAAGCAGGCCACCGCCTAA
- a CDS encoding PHA/PHB synthase family protein — MASSHMPTLEDMQHWTGVLGRAQQMMLEYAATQMQRAGEEGQEKLAEAVPTPDQLPAMFPGFPTMTLDPKKFAKAQSDFWEDSLKLWTRFLNPGGEGEDGEDAPRAKDRRFSAPQWQDNPIFDMIRQSYLMIADHMLRSVDAIDGVDPKQKEKVRFATQQFVDAMSPSNFALTNPLVLEKAVETKGQSFLKGLEHMLADLDKGQLTHTDPDAFKLGENIATTPGKVVKETPLYQLIQYEPTTKKVFETPLIIFPPWINRFYILDLNEKKSFVRWAVAQGITVFMVSWKSADESMADVTQDDYIIGGQVDAINTVRDLLDVPSVNAIGYCVAGTTLAMTLAWLAAEGEADKVASATFFTAQVDFSDAGDLNLFIDDIQAKLIEQLGEGQGYLDGRYMAATFNLLRGRDLIWNYVVNNYLLGEDYPAFDLLHWNGDTTNLPAKWHQDYLRDFYRDNRLVEPGGLSVDGVPVDLTRVETPAYVQAGREDHIAPPESVWKITEHFAGPLKFVLAGSGHIAGVVNPPDAKKYQYWTNRKRADTLDDFVAGAKETPGSWWPDWLDWLAGHSGEQVAVKGARKPGKGKLKALEDAPGSYVRTR, encoded by the coding sequence ATGGCGAGCTCCCATATGCCGACGTTGGAGGACATGCAGCACTGGACCGGCGTGCTCGGCCGGGCGCAGCAGATGATGCTCGAATATGCGGCGACGCAGATGCAGCGCGCCGGCGAGGAGGGCCAGGAGAAGCTCGCCGAGGCCGTGCCGACGCCCGACCAGCTTCCCGCCATGTTCCCCGGATTTCCGACGATGACGCTCGATCCCAAAAAATTCGCCAAGGCGCAGAGCGATTTCTGGGAAGACAGCCTCAAGCTCTGGACACGCTTCCTCAATCCGGGGGGCGAGGGCGAGGACGGCGAGGATGCGCCCAGGGCGAAAGACCGCCGCTTTTCCGCGCCGCAATGGCAGGACAATCCGATCTTCGACATGATCCGGCAAAGCTATCTGATGATCGCCGATCATATGCTGCGCAGCGTCGATGCGATCGACGGCGTCGATCCGAAACAGAAGGAAAAGGTCCGCTTCGCGACCCAGCAGTTCGTCGACGCGATGAGCCCTAGCAATTTCGCGCTGACCAACCCGCTGGTCCTGGAAAAAGCCGTTGAGACCAAGGGGCAGAGTTTCCTCAAGGGGCTCGAGCATATGCTCGCCGATCTCGACAAGGGGCAGTTGACGCACACTGATCCCGACGCGTTCAAACTCGGCGAGAATATCGCGACGACGCCGGGCAAGGTGGTCAAGGAAACCCCACTCTACCAGTTGATCCAGTATGAACCGACGACGAAAAAGGTGTTCGAGACGCCGCTGATCATCTTTCCGCCCTGGATCAACCGCTTCTACATCCTCGATCTCAACGAGAAGAAGAGCTTCGTCCGCTGGGCCGTCGCACAGGGTATCACCGTCTTCATGGTGTCGTGGAAATCGGCCGACGAGAGCATGGCCGACGTAACGCAGGACGATTACATCATCGGCGGGCAGGTCGATGCGATCAACACCGTGCGCGACCTGCTCGACGTCCCGTCGGTCAACGCGATCGGCTATTGCGTGGCGGGCACGACCCTGGCGATGACGCTCGCCTGGCTTGCGGCCGAGGGCGAGGCTGACAAGGTGGCGAGCGCGACCTTCTTTACCGCCCAGGTCGATTTCAGCGACGCGGGCGATCTCAACCTCTTCATCGACGATATCCAGGCGAAGCTGATCGAGCAGCTGGGAGAGGGCCAGGGCTATCTCGACGGCCGCTATATGGCCGCTACCTTCAACCTGCTGCGCGGGCGGGACCTGATCTGGAACTATGTCGTCAACAATTATCTGCTGGGCGAGGACTATCCGGCGTTCGACCTGCTGCACTGGAACGGCGACACGACCAACCTGCCGGCCAAATGGCATCAGGACTATCTGCGCGACTTCTATCGCGACAATAGACTGGTCGAGCCGGGCGGGTTGTCGGTGGACGGCGTGCCGGTCGATCTGACCAGGGTGGAGACGCCTGCCTATGTCCAGGCGGGCCGCGAGGACCATATCGCGCCGCCCGAAAGCGTGTGGAAGATTACCGAGCATTTTGCCGGACCGCTCAAATTCGTGCTGGCCGGGTCCGGCCATATCGCCGGCGTGGTCAATCCGCCCGATGCGAAGAAATACCAGTATTGGACGAACCGGAAGCGCGCCGACACGCTCGACGACTTTGTCGCGGGCGCGAAAGAAACGCCAGGAAGTTGGTGGCCGGACTGGCTCGACTGGCTGGCCGGACATTCTGGCGAACAAGTCGCGGTAAAGGGTGCCAGGAAGCCCGGAAAAGGCAAGCTGAAAGCGCTGGAAGACGCGCCGGGAAGCTATGTAAGAACCCGATAA
- a CDS encoding VOC family protein — protein sequence MDFSLKTKITTPRLAETREYYVQVFGMEVAEEWDSPDDKGVILVFSDGKAEALLEIYDGPNAHDFSGLSLQFKTGDLDAFTADLDADIERRGPVPRPWGSTYLYLTDPNGIAIIVYEGGL from the coding sequence ATGGATTTTTCGCTCAAAACAAAGATCACCACTCCGCGATTGGCCGAAACGCGCGAATATTATGTCCAGGTTTTCGGGATGGAGGTCGCGGAGGAATGGGACAGTCCCGACGACAAGGGCGTCATCCTCGTTTTTTCGGATGGCAAGGCCGAGGCGCTTCTCGAAATTTATGACGGCCCGAACGCGCATGATTTTTCGGGTCTCAGCCTACAATTCAAAACCGGAGACCTGGATGCCTTCACCGCCGATCTCGACGCCGATATCGAAAGGCGCGGCCCCGTGCCCCGGCCCTGGGGGTCGACCTATCTCTATCTGACCGATCCCAATGGTATCGCGATCATCGTGTATGAAGGCGGACTTTGA
- a CDS encoding LL-diaminopimelate aminotransferase — MTDDFYRIRRLPPYVFAEVNAMKAAARARGEDIIDLGMGNPDSAPAQHIIDKLCEVANDPTAHRYSASKGIKGLRKAQAAYYQRRFGVDIDPESEVVVTLGSKEGLANLAQAITAPGDVVLAPNPSYPIHTFGFIIAGAAIRSIPAAPGPDFFTRLDYSLRYSVPKPSVLVIGYPSNPTAYVADLDFYAKVVDFAREHKLWVISDLAYAEIYYGNEPTPSLLQVPGAKDVAVEFTSMSKTYSMAGWRMGFAVGNEKLISALTRVKSYLDYGAFTPIQVAATAALNGPQDHIDEVRAMYKSRRDVLVESFGRAGWDVPPPPASMFAWAPIPEQCAHMGAMEFSKELLRHAGVAVSPGVGFGEEGEGFVRIALVENEQRIRQAARGVKKYLDGFRSNSAGT, encoded by the coding sequence ATGACCGACGATTTCTACCGCATCCGCCGCCTGCCGCCCTATGTCTTCGCCGAAGTGAACGCGATGAAGGCGGCGGCGCGCGCGCGGGGCGAGGATATTATCGATCTCGGCATGGGCAATCCGGATTCGGCGCCCGCCCAGCATATCATCGACAAATTGTGCGAAGTCGCCAACGATCCGACCGCGCACCGCTATTCGGCGTCCAAGGGGATCAAGGGGCTGCGCAAGGCCCAGGCCGCCTATTATCAGCGCCGCTTCGGCGTCGATATCGATCCGGAAAGCGAGGTCGTCGTCACGCTCGGCTCGAAGGAAGGCCTCGCCAATCTCGCCCAGGCGATCACCGCGCCCGGCGATGTCGTGCTCGCGCCCAACCCCTCCTATCCGATCCACACCTTCGGTTTCATCATCGCAGGCGCCGCGATCCGCTCGATCCCCGCCGCCCCGGGGCCGGACTTCTTCACCCGCCTCGATTATTCGTTGCGCTACAGCGTCCCCAAGCCCTCGGTGCTGGTCATCGGCTATCCGTCCAACCCGACCGCCTATGTCGCCGATCTCGATTTCTACGCGAAGGTCGTCGATTTCGCGCGCGAACATAAGCTCTGGGTGATCAGCGATCTCGCCTATGCCGAAATCTATTACGGCAACGAGCCGACGCCCTCGCTGCTGCAGGTGCCGGGCGCCAAGGATGTCGCGGTCGAATTCACATCGATGTCGAAAACCTACAGCATGGCGGGCTGGCGGATGGGCTTTGCGGTCGGCAACGAAAAGCTCATCAGCGCGCTGACCCGGGTCAAATCCTATCTCGATTATGGCGCCTTCACCCCGATCCAGGTCGCCGCGACCGCCGCGCTCAACGGCCCGCAGGACCATATCGACGAAGTCCGCGCCATGTACAAATCGCGCCGCGACGTGCTCGTCGAAAGCTTCGGCCGGGCGGGTTGGGACGTGCCCCCTCCGCCGGCCAGCATGTTCGCCTGGGCCCCGATCCCCGAGCAATGCGCGCATATGGGAGCGATGGAATTTTCCAAGGAACTGCTCCGCCATGCCGGCGTCGCGGTGAGCCCCGGCGTCGGTTTCGGCGAGGAAGGCGAAGGCTTTGTCCGCATCGCGCTCGTCGAGAACGAACAGCGCATCCGCCAGGCGGCGCGCGGCGTGAAGAAATATCTCGACGGTTTCCGGTCCAACAGCGCGGGCACCTAG
- a CDS encoding acyl-CoA thioesterase, whose protein sequence is MTDQPFTHRFRVRYSEVDPQSVVFNSRYLEYADLILTEYWRAIDLHFSGDEALEFHVVKAVVEYKQPIRADEEIDGTAETLRIGTSSVTTQIDLYGQNNKKGGDDDLRAQIELVHVHVDLDNGKPMPIPDHARARLLAK, encoded by the coding sequence ATGACAGACCAACCCTTCACCCACCGTTTCCGCGTCCGCTATTCCGAGGTCGATCCGCAGTCGGTCGTCTTCAATTCGCGGTATCTCGAATATGCCGACCTGATCCTCACCGAATATTGGCGGGCGATCGACCTGCATTTCAGCGGCGATGAGGCGCTGGAATTCCATGTCGTGAAAGCCGTCGTCGAATATAAACAACCGATCCGGGCCGACGAGGAGATAGACGGCACCGCCGAAACCCTGCGGATCGGCACCAGCAGCGTCACGACGCAGATCGATCTTTACGGCCAAAACAACAAAAAGGGCGGGGACGACGATTTGCGCGCGCAAATCGAACTCGTCCATGTCCATGTCGATCTGGACAATGGAAAGCCGATGCCGATCCCCGACCATGCGCGGGCGCGCCTGCTTGCAAAATAG
- a CDS encoding glutathione binding-like protein, whose protein sequence is MIDLYFAPTPNGWKISIMLEECGLPYTVKWVNIGVGEQFAPEFLAISPNNRIPAIVDHEPLGDGEPHAVFETGAILVYLAEKTGQFLPFDPVGRSKVRQWLMWQMGGLGPMLGQHGHFKLYAPEHIPYAIDRYAREAKRLYGVLDRQLADNDYVAGADYSIADMACFPWIQTYKRQEIDLAEFPNVKRWYEQLKQREALRRGMDLGRDRINRNPQQQAQAAKILFGIEQKD, encoded by the coding sequence ATGATCGATCTCTATTTCGCGCCGACGCCCAATGGCTGGAAAATCAGCATCATGCTCGAGGAGTGTGGGCTGCCCTACACCGTAAAATGGGTGAATATCGGCGTCGGCGAGCAGTTCGCGCCGGAATTCCTCGCGATCAGCCCCAACAACCGCATTCCCGCCATCGTCGATCATGAGCCGCTCGGCGACGGGGAACCGCATGCGGTGTTCGAAACCGGCGCTATCCTCGTCTATCTCGCGGAAAAGACCGGCCAGTTCCTGCCCTTCGATCCGGTCGGCCGGTCCAAGGTACGGCAATGGCTGATGTGGCAAATGGGCGGTCTCGGTCCGATGCTCGGCCAGCACGGCCATTTCAAACTCTATGCGCCCGAGCACATCCCCTACGCCATCGACCGCTATGCGCGCGAGGCGAAGCGGCTCTACGGCGTGCTCGACCGCCAGCTGGCGGACAACGACTATGTCGCGGGCGCCGATTACAGTATCGCCGACATGGCCTGTTTCCCCTGGATCCAGACCTATAAGCGCCAGGAGATCGACTTGGCCGAATTTCCGAACGTGAAACGCTGGTACGAACAGCTCAAACAGCGCGAGGCGCTGCGCCGGGGCATGGATCTCGGCCGCGACCGTATCAACCGCAATCCGCAGCAGCAGGCGCAAGCCGCAAAAATCCTGTTCGGGATAGAGCAAAAGGACTGA
- a CDS encoding 2-hydroxychromene-2-carboxylate isomerase, translating into MTAQVEFFFDLSSPWTYLAFHNIRPILAETGAEVTWRPFLVGGVFNAVNKSVYTAREDSKGPKARHYAKSLRDWAAWSGLPLNFPAPWHPVRSVHAMRACCALEDDQAALVRFAEAAFSAYFDRQENLDEPDILAAIADGIGMDGAALVAQTQTDPLKRKLRANTDEVIERGGFGSPSIFVDGTDMYFGNDQLPLVRRAIRNAN; encoded by the coding sequence ATGACCGCCCAAGTCGAATTCTTCTTCGATCTGTCCAGCCCCTGGACCTATCTCGCCTTCCACAATATCCGGCCGATCCTCGCCGAGACCGGGGCCGAGGTCACCTGGCGCCCCTTCCTCGTCGGCGGCGTCTTCAATGCGGTCAACAAGTCGGTCTATACCGCGCGCGAGGACAGCAAAGGCCCCAAGGCGCGCCACTATGCGAAAAGCCTTCGGGATTGGGCCGCCTGGTCCGGCCTGCCGCTGAACTTTCCCGCGCCCTGGCATCCGGTGCGCAGCGTACATGCGATGCGCGCCTGTTGCGCGCTCGAAGACGATCAGGCGGCGCTCGTCCGCTTCGCAGAAGCCGCTTTTTCGGCCTATTTCGACCGACAGGAGAATCTCGACGAGCCCGATATACTCGCCGCGATCGCCGACGGCATCGGCATGGACGGGGCCGCGCTCGTCGCCCAAACGCAGACCGATCCGCTCAAGCGGAAACTGCGCGCCAATACCGACGAGGTGATCGAACGCGGCGGCTTCGGATCGCCCTCGATCTTCGTCGACGGCACCGACATGTATTTCGGCAACGACCAGTTGCCCCTCGTCAGGCGGGCGATCCGGAACGCCAATTGA
- a CDS encoding alkane 1-monooxygenase: MRYQLAYMIGLFSALAIVAGFYAGGLWLVAMVLALYFVLPFAERLIGESRWPSDARIAQIDRRTVDRYDLILYLTAASFILLVGWALWAVSVTPLTWWEFAAFALLMGEYGGFVGIVTAHELMHRNSKNKRQLAFLLLSLVSYAHFAIEHVRGHHVRVATPEDPATARRGETLYAFLPRTIIGGLRSAWNLEKERLARKGLPAFSGQNNILVWWGVTIALMIAIGLFIGPLSLLLFIVQGAVAIIALETINYTEHYGMERTKLPDGRYSRVKPEHSWNSSHILSNINMFNLGRHSDHHYQSNRPYYKLRHYDDVPQFPYGLAGMIMLATIPPLWFRVMDRELAAFENRAG, encoded by the coding sequence ATGCGGTATCAACTGGCCTATATGATCGGGTTGTTCTCGGCCCTCGCCATCGTGGCCGGCTTCTACGCCGGCGGCCTGTGGCTGGTCGCGATGGTGCTGGCGCTTTATTTCGTGCTGCCCTTCGCCGAGCGGCTGATCGGGGAATCGCGCTGGCCGTCCGATGCGCGGATCGCGCAGATCGATCGCCGGACGGTCGACCGCTACGATCTGATCCTCTACCTAACCGCCGCGTCCTTCATCCTGCTGGTCGGATGGGCGTTATGGGCGGTTTCCGTGACCCCGCTGACCTGGTGGGAATTCGCCGCCTTCGCCTTGCTGATGGGCGAATATGGGGGGTTCGTCGGCATCGTCACCGCGCACGAACTCATGCACCGCAACAGCAAGAACAAGCGGCAGCTCGCCTTTCTGCTGCTCTCGCTCGTCAGCTATGCGCATTTCGCAATCGAGCATGTCCGCGGCCATCATGTCCGCGTCGCCACACCCGAAGATCCGGCGACCGCGCGGCGCGGAGAAACGCTCTACGCCTTCCTGCCGCGGACGATTATCGGCGGATTGCGAAGCGCCTGGAACCTCGAAAAGGAACGGTTGGCGCGCAAGGGCCTGCCGGCCTTCTCCGGACAAAACAACATATTGGTCTGGTGGGGCGTCACGATCGCCCTGATGATCGCGATCGGGTTGTTTATCGGCCCGTTGAGCCTGCTTCTGTTCATCGTCCAAGGCGCGGTCGCGATCATCGCGCTGGAGACAATCAACTATACCGAACATTACGGCATGGAGCGGACCAAACTGCCCGATGGCCGCTATTCGCGGGTCAAACCCGAGCATAGCTGGAATTCGAGCCATATCCTGTCGAACATCAACATGTTCAACCTCGGCCGCCATTCGGACCATCACTACCAGTCCAACCGGCCCTATTATAAGCTGCGCCATTATGACGACGTACCGCAATTCCCCTACGGACTGGCCGGGATGATCATGCTCGCGACGATCCCGCCGCTATGGTTCCGGGTCATGGACCGCGAGCTCGCCGCGTTCGAAAACCGCGCGGGCTAG
- a CDS encoding NTP transferase domain-containing protein, which translates to MTASVPTILVLAGKRDGALDPLADRAGVSHKAVIPVAGKPLISHVLGRIEEAWDDAKIIVSIHDAHVLDHVAIVRRLREAGRLEIVEAQGGLVDSVDAAARTAEWPLLITTGDNALVTVDALHTINAVGDERGADAVIGVVSREAIQAAYPYKQKGFYEFRDVAISNCNLFWLRDRRALAAAEPFRGGGQFAKRKGELRRAFGLMSLIRFRFKMDTLDGTMRRLSRRFGVPMAAYLFEDGRLAIDVDNEESFRATEELMAADANSA; encoded by the coding sequence ATGACGGCTTCCGTACCGACGATCCTGGTTCTGGCCGGGAAGCGCGACGGCGCGCTCGATCCGCTTGCTGACCGCGCGGGGGTCAGCCACAAGGCCGTGATCCCCGTGGCCGGGAAGCCCTTGATCTCCCATGTTCTCGGCAGGATCGAGGAGGCGTGGGATGACGCGAAGATCATCGTCTCGATACATGACGCCCATGTTCTCGATCACGTCGCGATCGTCAGGCGATTGCGCGAGGCGGGACGGCTGGAGATCGTCGAGGCGCAAGGCGGCTTGGTGGACAGCGTCGACGCCGCGGCGCGGACCGCCGAGTGGCCGCTCCTCATCACGACAGGCGACAATGCGCTGGTAACGGTCGATGCGCTTCACACGATCAATGCGGTCGGGGACGAGAGGGGGGCGGACGCCGTGATCGGCGTCGTCAGCCGCGAGGCGATCCAGGCGGCCTATCCCTACAAGCAGAAGGGCTTTTACGAGTTTCGCGATGTAGCGATCTCGAACTGCAATCTTTTCTGGCTCCGCGATCGGAGGGCCTTGGCGGCGGCCGAACCGTTTCGCGGCGGCGGTCAGTTCGCCAAGCGCAAGGGGGAGCTGCGACGCGCGTTCGGGCTCATGAGCCTGATCCGCTTCCGGTTCAAGATGGACACTCTCGACGGCACGATGCGGCGGCTGTCCCGGCGCTTCGGGGTTCCCATGGCAGCCTATCTGTTCGAAGACGGCCGGCTTGCGATCGATGTCGACAATGAAGAGAGTTTCCGGGCGACCGAGGAATTGATGGCCGCAGACGCAAACAGCGCCTAG
- a CDS encoding NTP transferase domain-containing protein: protein MTEHPAPTILVLAGKRDGKLDPLAERAGVCHKAVVPIGGRPLIGHVLATLEQAWADARIIVSIHDPAILEQVEEVQRLRAAGRLEMAKAQHGIVESVEEASKRAEWPLLITTGDNALTTGNALRALHAHGMDAGADVVLGLARREDIQAAHPDGQYGFYQFKDMAISNCNLFWLRDPRAFSAVEAFRSGGQFFKNRSRIIKAFGLMNLIRFLLKLETVDGAMERLSKRFGVKVVAHRFEDGRLAIDVDNERTYRVTEELLEAAI, encoded by the coding sequence ATGACCGAACACCCGGCCCCGACCATCCTCGTGCTTGCGGGCAAACGCGATGGCAAGCTCGATCCGCTCGCAGAACGTGCGGGGGTCTGCCACAAGGCCGTCGTCCCGATCGGCGGGAGGCCGTTGATCGGCCATGTCCTGGCAACGTTGGAACAGGCGTGGGCGGACGCCCGCATCATCGTCTCGATCCACGATCCCGCGATCCTCGAACAGGTTGAAGAGGTGCAGCGGCTCCGGGCGGCCGGGCGGCTCGAAATGGCGAAGGCCCAGCACGGCATCGTCGAAAGTGTCGAGGAAGCGTCCAAGCGTGCCGAATGGCCGCTGCTGATCACGACCGGCGACAACGCCCTGACGACCGGGAATGCGCTTAGAGCGCTCCATGCACATGGCATGGATGCCGGCGCGGACGTCGTGCTCGGCCTGGCGCGGCGCGAGGATATCCAGGCGGCACATCCGGACGGCCAATATGGCTTCTACCAGTTCAAGGATATGGCGATCTCGAACTGCAACCTCTTCTGGCTGCGCGATCCGCGCGCCTTTTCGGCGGTCGAGGCCTTCCGCAGCGGCGGCCAGTTCTTCAAGAACCGGAGCCGGATCATCAAGGCGTTCGGGCTGATGAACCTGATCCGCTTTCTGCTCAAACTGGAAACGGTGGACGGGGCGATGGAACGCCTTTCGAAACGGTTCGGCGTGAAGGTCGTCGCGCATCGCTTCGAAGATGGGCGGCTCGCCATCGATGTCGACAATGAGCGGACCTATCGCGTGACCGAGGAATTGCTGGAGGCGGCTATATAA
- a CDS encoding homoserine dehydrogenase, with amino-acid sequence MSEALRVALAGLGTVGAGVIKLLDENRELIERRAGRPIEVVAVSARDRSRDRGVDLAPFAWEDDPDALAARDDVDVVAELIGGSDGPALNLARNTLNAGKSFVTANKAMIAHHGLELAETAEKAKVALKYEAAVAGGIPVIKGLREGAAANAITSVYGILNGTCNYILTEMEAKGSDFAEVLAEAQALGYAEADPTFDIDGIDAAHKLAILASLAFGTVLDFDAVATDGIRAVIAEDIAEARALGFKVRLVGTAEASGGKLFQRVHCCLVPRSHPLAHVAGSLNAIVAQGNFVGRLFFEGAGAGEGPTASAVVADLIDVARGEYGPAFAMPFARLTETGPVDAGERRGRAYLRFAVHDRPGVLAEITAAMRDANVSIESMIQRGGAEPTEDSDDIVNLIMVTHDGPERCVADALERLRGSQSLAGDPMLMHILDL; translated from the coding sequence ATGAGCGAAGCTTTGCGCGTGGCGCTGGCCGGACTGGGAACCGTCGGAGCGGGCGTTATCAAACTGCTCGACGAGAATCGCGAGCTGATCGAGCGGCGGGCCGGGCGGCCGATCGAGGTCGTGGCGGTATCGGCGCGCGACCGCAGCCGCGACCGCGGCGTCGATCTTGCTCCTTTCGCCTGGGAAGACGATCCCGATGCGCTCGCGGCACGCGACGATGTCGATGTGGTCGCCGAACTGATCGGGGGATCGGACGGCCCGGCGCTCAATCTCGCGCGCAATACGCTGAACGCCGGCAAATCCTTCGTCACCGCGAACAAGGCGATGATCGCGCATCACGGCCTCGAACTGGCCGAAACCGCCGAAAAGGCAAAGGTAGCGCTCAAATATGAGGCGGCCGTGGCGGGCGGGATCCCGGTGATCAAGGGATTGCGCGAGGGCGCGGCAGCCAACGCCATCACGTCGGTCTACGGGATCCTGAACGGGACCTGCAATTACATCCTCACCGAAATGGAGGCGAAGGGCAGCGATTTCGCCGAGGTGCTCGCCGAGGCGCAGGCGCTCGGCTATGCGGAAGCCGATCCGACCTTCGACATCGACGGTATCGATGCTGCCCACAAGCTCGCCATTCTCGCGAGCCTTGCATTCGGTACGGTGCTCGATTTCGATGCGGTCGCGACCGACGGCATACGCGCGGTCATCGCCGAGGATATCGCCGAGGCGCGGGCGCTTGGCTTCAAGGTGCGGCTGGTCGGCACCGCCGAAGCGAGCGGCGGCAAATTGTTCCAGCGCGTTCATTGCTGCCTCGTTCCGCGCAGCCATCCGCTCGCCCATGTCGCAGGGTCGCTCAATGCCATCGTGGCGCAAGGCAATTTCGTGGGCCGCCTTTTCTTCGAAGGTGCGGGCGCCGGCGAGGGCCCGACCGCCAGCGCCGTCGTCGCCGACCTGATCGATGTCGCGCGCGGCGAATACGGACCGGCCTTCGCGATGCCGTTCGCGCGCCTCACCGAAACCGGGCCCGTCGATGCGGGCGAACGGCGGGGCCGCGCCTATCTGCGCTTTGCAGTGCATGACCGGCCGGGCGTGCTGGCCGAAATCACGGCGGCGATGCGCGACGCCAATGTCTCGATCGAAAGCATGATCCAGCGCGGCGGCGCGGAACCGACCGAGGACAGCGACGATATCGTCAATCTGATCATGGTCACCCATGACGGGCCCGAACGCTGCGTCGCCGACGCGCTCGAGAGGCTCCGCGGATCGCAAAGCCTGGCCGGCGATCCGATGCTGATGCATATCCTGGATTTATGA
- a CDS encoding asparaginase domain-containing protein: MRKAPAVTSEAIDIFTTGGTIDKVYFDALSEYQVGPTAVADILAGNNVQCEHRVTQLMRKDSLELTDEDRAVIRAAVEESGSGRILITHGTDTMVDTARELDGIAGKTIVLTGALQPATLKHSDAEFNVGFALAAAQSLPFGVYVAMNGRIFDPATARKDRAAGRFVDE; this comes from the coding sequence ATGAGGAAAGCCCCTGCTGTGACGAGCGAAGCCATCGACATTTTCACGACCGGCGGGACGATCGACAAGGTCTATTTCGATGCGCTTTCCGAATATCAGGTCGGCCCCACCGCGGTCGCCGACATACTGGCCGGAAATAATGTCCAGTGCGAGCACCGCGTGACACAACTGATGCGCAAGGACAGCCTCGAGCTGACCGATGAGGATCGGGCGGTTATCCGGGCGGCCGTCGAGGAAAGCGGCTCCGGCCGCATCCTGATCACGCACGGGACGGACACGATGGTCGATACGGCGCGGGAGCTTGACGGCATTGCCGGCAAAACGATTGTCCTGACCGGCGCGCTGCAACCGGCCACGCTCAAGCATAGCGACGCCGAATTCAATGTCGGCTTCGCGCTCGCAGCGGCGCAATCACTGCCTTTCGGCGTTTATGTCGCGATGAACGGCCGGATTTTCGATCCCGCCACGGCACGGAAGGATCGCGCGGCGGGGCGTTTCGTCGATGAATGA